From the genome of Virgibacillus siamensis, one region includes:
- the plsX gene encoding phosphate acyltransferase PlsX, with product MRIAIDAMGGDHAPDEIVSGALEAVSRISDLNITLVGNATKIKASLNGAAKNITIIHTDEVITADDEPVRAVRRKKNASLVLTAKEVKEGKADACISAGNTGALMSAGLFVVGRIPGIDRPALSPTLPTMDGKGFLLLDVGANVDAKAHHLVQYAIMGSVYSEKVRSIEKPRVGLLNVGTEDGKGNDLTKKAFAQLSAAPVNFIGNVEARDILGGVADVIVTDGFSGNIALKTIEGTAMTMFSMLKETFMSSMKTKIAAGMVKSDLSGLKNKLDYSEYGGAGLFGLAAPVIKAHGSSNSRAIYNAIKQAAHMVDHHVTDTIQSTIKDLDKGENE from the coding sequence ATGAGAATAGCAATTGATGCTATGGGAGGCGACCATGCCCCTGATGAAATTGTTTCAGGTGCACTGGAAGCAGTTTCCCGTATTAGCGATTTGAATATTACATTGGTTGGAAATGCGACAAAAATTAAAGCATCATTAAATGGTGCAGCGAAAAATATAACGATTATCCATACAGATGAAGTGATTACTGCTGATGATGAGCCTGTCCGGGCGGTAAGAAGGAAAAAGAATGCATCACTGGTACTGACAGCGAAGGAAGTAAAAGAGGGTAAAGCCGATGCATGCATTTCAGCCGGGAACACTGGCGCATTAATGAGTGCAGGTTTGTTTGTAGTGGGAAGAATTCCTGGAATTGATCGTCCGGCATTGAGCCCAACGTTGCCGACGATGGACGGCAAAGGATTCCTGCTGCTCGATGTAGGAGCAAATGTCGATGCAAAGGCACATCACCTAGTCCAATATGCCATCATGGGCTCTGTTTACAGTGAAAAGGTCCGCTCCATTGAAAAGCCGCGGGTAGGTCTTTTAAATGTTGGAACAGAAGATGGGAAAGGAAACGATCTGACTAAAAAGGCTTTCGCACAATTATCAGCTGCTCCAGTTAATTTCATTGGCAACGTGGAAGCACGTGATATTTTGGGCGGGGTGGCTGATGTGATTGTGACGGATGGCTTTAGCGGAAATATCGCCCTAAAAACAATAGAAGGCACAGCGATGACAATGTTTTCCATGCTTAAGGAAACATTCATGTCATCGATGAAGACGAAAATTGCAGCAGGCATGGTGAAAAGTGACTTAAGCGGCCTGAAGAATAAACTCGATTACTCCGAATATGGCGGTGCAGGATTATTTGGGCTCGCGGCACCTGTCATTAAAGCACATGGGTCATCAAACAGCCGTGCAATCTATAATGCGATTAAACAGGCAGCCCATATGGTGGATCACCATGTAACGGATACAATACAATCGACTATAAAAGATTTGGACAAGGGGGAGAACGAATGA